In a single window of the Mauremys reevesii isolate NIE-2019 linkage group 3, ASM1616193v1, whole genome shotgun sequence genome:
- the TBX18 gene encoding T-box transcription factor TBX18, translated as MAEKRRPSPGTAMSLKAHAFSVEALIGAEKQQHKQPKRRKLGGEEEPAAAAAEEAGSGCEKGSSEGAESVPLQPHAGAASAPGRSCGELELSCGVRGPAGSCEESFLGGSPPVSPGGSPKGSRAGSPSPTPQAPRVDLQGAELWKRFHEIGTEMIITKAGRRMFPAMRVKISGLDPHQQYYIAMDIVPVDNKRYRYVYHSSKWMVAGNADSPVPPRVYIHPDSPASGETWMRQVISFDKLKLTNNELDDQGHIILHSMHKYQPRVHVIRKDCGDDLSPVKPIPSGEGVKAFSFPETVFTTVTAYQNQQITRLKIDRNPFAKGFRDSGRNRMGLEALVESYAFWRPSLRTLTFEDIPGIPKQGNAGASTLLQGPGNGVPSTHPHLLPGSPCSSPAFHLGPNTSQLCSLAPADYTACARSGLTLNRYSTSLAETYNRLTNQTSETFAPPRTPSYVGVSSSTTVNMSMTSNDGDAFSCPQTGLSMQISGMSPQLQYIMPSPSSNAFTTNQTHQGSYNTFRLHSPCALYGYNFSTSPKLAASPEKIVSSQGSFLGSSPSGTMTDRQMLPPVEGVHLLSSGGQQNFFDSRTLGSLTLSSSQVSAHMV; from the exons ATGGCCGAGAAGCGGCGACCCTCGCCCGGCACCGCGATGAGTCTCAAGGCTCACGCCTTCTCGGTGGAGGCGCTCATCGGAGCCGAGAAGCAGCAGCACAAGCAGCCGAAGCGGCGCAAGCTGGGCGGCGAGGAGGagccggcggcggcggcagcggaaGAAGCGGGCAGCGGCTGCGAAAAGGGCTCCAGCGAGGGCGCCGAAAGCGTCCCGTTGCAGCCCCACGCTGGGGCAGCGTCGGCGCCTGGCAGGAGCTGCGGCGAGCTGGAGCTGAGCTGCGGCGTCCGGGGACCGGCCG GCAGCTGCGAGGAGAGTTTCCTAGGAGGGTCCCCGCCAGTGTCGCCCGGCGGCTCCCCCAAGGGGTCTAGGGCCGGTTCCCCTTCGCCAACCCCGCAAGCGCCCCGGGTAGATCTGCAGGGAGCCGAGCTGTGGAAGCGCTTCCATGAGATCGGCACCGAGATGATCATCACCAAGGCAGGAAG GCGGATGTTCCCTGCAATGAGAGTGAAGATCTCAGGTTTAGACCCACATCAGCAATATTACATTGCCATGGACATTGTGCCAGTGGATAACAAAAGATACAG GTATGTTTACCATAGTTCGAAGTGGATGGTGGCCGGGAATGCTGATTCACCAGTACCTCCTCGTGTTTATATTCACCCTGATTCACCCGCCTCAGGGGAGACTTGGATGAGGCAAGTGATCAGCTTTGACAAGCTGAAACTTACAAACAATGAGCTGGACGATCAAGGGCAT ATTATCCTTCATTCTATGCACAAATACCAGCCTCGCGTCCATGTCATTCGTAAAGACTGTGGTGATGATCTGTCTCCAGTCAAGCCCATTCCTTCAGGAGAAGGCGTCAAAGCATTCTCCTTTCCTGAAACTGTTTTCACTACTGTAACAGCATACCAGAATCAACAG ATCACTCGATTGAAGATTGATAGGAATCCATTTGCCAAAGGATTTAGAGATTCTGGACGTAACAG AATGGGACTGGAAGCTTTAGTGGAGTCCTATGCATTCTGGAGACCTTCACTGAGGACACTTACATTTGAAGATATACCCGGGATCCCCAAACAAG GAAATGCAGGCGCCTCTACTTTACTCCAGGGACCTGGCAATGGAGTTCCATCTACCCACCCTCACCTCTTACCTGGGTCCCCTTGCTCTTCTCCTGCCTTCCATCTGGGTCCCAACACTAGCCAGCTCTGTAGCCTCGCTCCAGCTGACTATACGGCTTGTGCCCGCTCAGGCTTAACCCTTAACAGATACAGCACTTCTCTGGCTGAAACCTACAACAGGCTCACAAACCAAACCAGTGAGACCTTTGCACCCCCAAGGACTCCCTCTTATGTGGGTGTGTCAAGTAGCACAACTGTGAACATGTCCATGACGAGCAATGACGGTGATGCATTCAGCTGCCCACAAACTGGTTTATCTATGCAGATATCAGGGATGTCGCCACAGCTTCAGTACATCATGCCATCCCCATCAAGCAATGCCTTCACCACTAATCAAACCCACCAAGGCTCTTATAATACATTTAGACTACACAGTCCCTGTGCTTTGTATGGATATAACTTCTCCACATCCCCCAAACTGGCTGCCAGTCCTGAGAAAATTGTTTCTTCCCAAGGAAGTTTCTTGGGGTCCTCACCAAGTGGAACCATGACTGATCGGCAGATGTTGCCCCCTGTGGAAGGAGTTCACTTACTTAGCAGCGGGGGGCAGCAGAATTTCTTTGACTCTAGGACCCTAGGAAGCTTAACACTGTCATCATCTCAAGTGTCTGCACATATGGTTTGA